From Aedes albopictus strain Foshan chromosome 1, AalbF5, whole genome shotgun sequence, one genomic window encodes:
- the LOC134291310 gene encoding uncharacterized protein LOC134291310 → MPLEHSPKKTTNDPTNGTVNDQANDVVNFRMQQNASDQHQTEIAADTTTMTRIKSLSRQRHHVLNKVFRIKESLDRQLGLPDLEVLLCNLQSAYAEFAGFHSQIVAVIPDEAMEQEEETYVRFEALYNVTFAGVKKRIMNQHVQPAPQVVIHQQPLKAPIPTFDGDYANWPKFKAMFQDAIALSRDTDAVKLYHLDKALVGAAQGILDTKTLNEGNYAHAWRILIDRYENQRMIVETHIRGLLSLKKMTSQSSKELQRLVDECTKHVESLEYQNQQLLGVSELVVVYLLTSALDDSTRLQWEQSLASSTDLPAYEETVNFLKSQCKVLERWEAARSTTTTKTNSEPKQPTTKPKLASQQVHAAATSNQETKDKCDFCGGFHWNYQCNKLNALSASDRMEKVKAAGICFNCLRKGHQVKNCPSPKSCQKCQRRHHTQLHDDDTNVTPESKSTAASTIPEDHLEQTGESVSSASKPIPTSEHPVSTSCSCQNAQSPKTVLLLTAVILVSDETGQQQKCRVLLDSGSQVNFISEKMANSLGIRRQPAGVPIAGINNIRTTARDKIEVRIHSRCSEYHTRLECLVIPKVTGTIPAKSIDTTNWNIPAGIQLADPTFFRADSIDMLIGAELFFKILKPGHIIIEERLPELRESHLGWLVAGAIQADPSSDNVRYSQVASIEDVADSIHKFWEVEEVPNATSMSSDEQQCEEHFVSTYYREPNGRFVVRLPIKSNVNELESCRSLALKRFYMLENRLQRNPELKAQYVRFINEYHELGHCRVIDEKDDDASQNTYYLPHHAVLRPSSSTTKCRVVFDASAKSAEDHLSLNDVLLVGPVVQSELYDILLRARMHRYVFSADIAKMYRQVRMHPDDTRFLRIFWRDDPTKPLTVLELTTVTYGTASAPFQATRCLNQLADDERQEFPLAADIVTKDCYVDDILSGADTLEEAIESQCQLKDMLCKGGFPIHKWCSNSPELLERIPEAEREHTTNIEDNDINQVIKILGLLWDPSTDELLPAGIPRSANEDNRPATKRIIYSEVAKLFDPLGLFAPTIVLAKLLVQQLWRTQKGWDDPLDDNTNQQWIKLRQSLPLLREFPIPRQVTVNEAISFELHGFADASNVAFGACIYIRSIQSDGSATSRLLTSKSKVAPLREVSIPRKELCAALLLARLLVRVLSAIPTNFQRVMLWSDSEIVLAWLKKHPGQLEVFVRNRVAEIQRLTEGHPWNYIRSSSNPADIVSRGQSPVELVTSALWWDGPTFLEAPVLNIEAPEEIPDSELPEMKPNTVVTMVSFQEQYPELTKYSSFRTLQRVIAWVLRFKNNSRKRISERVLDRHLTVSELRQSLLVILRVVQQVELGDEIRRIESNVACKRLQELHPTFEDNLLRVGGRLTQSRLPEAAKHQIILPNKNPVTESLIRALHEEHLHVGPAGLLSALRQRFWLLNARSTVRKVTRSCVKCFRTNPSDVSQLMGELPKQRVTPSPPFSVTGVDYAGPMLVKQGSYRPKVVKSYIAVFVCMSTKAVHLELVSDLTTDAFIAALQRFVSRRGIVLEMHSDNATNFHGAQHELHHLYELFQKEHEVDRIVRYCQTKEIEWQFIPPDAPEFGGLWEAAVKSTKNHLKRVIGNVTLTFEEMVTTLCEIEAILNSRPLFAVYNDPADPEVITPSHYLIGRPMTAIPEPTYTDVKINRLSRWQHVQLMREHFWRAWSRDYLSSLQPRKKNKMEVANLRSGMIVLIHDKNQPPLHWKLGRVTAVYPGPDGLVRAVDVFSEGSTFRRALTKLSILPIEDNKAN, encoded by the coding sequence ATGCCGCTGGAGCATTCACCGAAGAAAACAACGAACGACCCCACGAATGGTACCGTCAACGACCAAGCCAACGACGTAGTGAATTTCCGAATGCAGCAAAACGCTTCCGATCAGCACCAAACGGAAATTGCCGCCGATACCACGACGATGACACGCATCAAGTCGTTGTCACGCCAACGACATCACGTGCTGAACAAAGTGTTCCGCATCAAGGAATCATTGGATCGCCAACTCGGATTGCCTGACCTGGAAGTGCTGCTGTGCAATTTGCAGTCGGCATACGCGGAATTTGCCGGTTTCCACAGCCAGATTGTTGCCGTTATCCCGGACGAAGCGATGGAACAAGAGGAAGAAACCTACGTACGATTCGAAGCCCTGTACAATGTGACGTTCGCTGGAGTGAAGAAACGCATCATGAATCAACATGTCCAACCAGCTCCACAAGTTGTCATCCATCAGCAACCTTTGAAGGCGCCCATTCCAACGTTTGATGGCGACTATGCAAACTGGCCTAAATTCAAGGCCATGTTCCAAGACGCCATTGCGCTTTCACGTGATACTGATGCGGTTAAACTGTATCATCTCGACAAGGCGCTGGTGGGAGCAGCTCAGGGAATACTCGACACGAAGACGCTGAACGAAGGTAACTATGCCCACGCTTGGCGTATTCTAATCGACAGGTACGAGAATCAACGGATGATAGTCGAGACTCACATCCGTGGTCTCTTATCGCTGAAGAAGATGACGTCCCAATCCAGCAAGGAGCTCCAACGCCTGGTCGACGAGTGTACGAAGCACGTCGAGAGTTTGGAATACCAGAACCAGCAACTCCTGGGAGTGTCCGAGCTGGTGGTGGTGTACCTGCTCACATCCGCCCTAGATGATTCAACGAGGTTGCAATGGGAGCAATCTCTAGCATCGAGCACCGATTTGCCAGCATACGAAGAAACGGTAAACTTCCTAAAATCCCAGTGCAAGGTGCTGGAAAGATGGGAAGCCGCCCGTTCAACAACGACTACGAAGACAAACTCCGAACCGAAACAACCAACGACGAAGCCGAAGCTTGCTAGCCAGCAAGTGCACGCAGCGGCAACATCGAACCAGGAAACGAAGGACAAGTGCGACTTTTGCGGCGGTTTTCACTGGAATTACCAATGCAATAAGTTAAACGCACTGTCTGCCAGCGATCGAAtggagaaagtgaaagcagcgggCATTTGCTTTAATTGCCTGCGAAAGGGGCATCAGGTGAAGAATTGCCCGTCGCCAAAATCCTGCCAAAAGTGCCAACGTCGGCACCACACACAACTGCACGACGATGATACCAATGTGACACCGGAGTCCAAATCCACAGCAGCTTCAACCATCCCTGAAGACCACCTGGAGCAGACCGGCGAGTCTGTTTCATCCGCATCGAAACCTATCCCGACGAGCGAGCATCCGGTGTCCACCAGTTGCTCGTGCCAAAACGCCCAGTCACCGAAAACCgttttgttgctcactgcggtaATCTTGGTGAGTGATGAGACGGGCCAACAGCAGAAGTGCCGCGTTCTTCTGGACAGCGGTTCCCAGGTGAACTTCATCAGCGAGAAGATGGCCAACTCCCTTGGCATCCGAAGACAACCCGCCGGTGTGCCGATCGCCGGCATAAACAACATTCGaacgactgctcgtgataagatCGAGGTAAGAATTCATTCTCGTTGCAGCGAATACCACACCAGGTTGGAGTGCCTGGTAATTCCGAAAGTGACCGGAACCATCCCGGCCAAATCCATTGACACCACAAATTGGAACATCCCTGCGGGCATTCAACTGGCCGATCCGACTTTCTTCCGGGCCGATAGCATTGACATGCTAATCGGAGCAGagctgttcttcaaaatattgaaGCCCGGACACATCATTATCGAGGAACGATTGCCAGAGCTCCGAGAGTCACACCTTGGGTGGCTCGTAGCAGGTGCAATTCAAGCCGACCCATCATCAGACAACGTCCGATACTCTCAAGTGGCATCGATCGAGGATGTCGCTGATTCAATTCACAAGTTTTGGGAGGTTGAAGAAGTACCGAACGCCACATCGATGTCATCTGACGAACAGCAGTGCGAAGAACATTTTGTTTCGACGTACTATCGCGAACCGAACGGAAGGTTTGTGGTTCGACTACCGATCAAGAGCAACGTCAACGAGTTGGAAAGCTGCCGTTCGCTAGCACTGAAGCGTTTCTACATGCTAGAGAACAGGCTGCAGCGGAATCCCGAACTTAAGGCACAGTACGTAAGATTCATCAACGAATACCACGAGCTCGGTCACTGCCGAGTGATAGATGAGAAAGACGACGACGCAAGCCAGAACACGTATTATCTTCCACACCATGCCGTTCTCCGCCCTAGCAGCTCCACGACGAAGTGCAGGGTGGTATTCGATGCGAGTGCCAAATCAGCTGAAGACCACTTGTCCCTCAACGATGTTCTGCTGGTAGGACCGGTGGTGCAGAGTGAGCTGTACGACATCTTGCTACGTGCTCGAATGCACCGGTACGTTTTTTCGGCAGACATTGCAAAAATGTACCGGCAGGTTCGTATGCATCCCGATGACACCCGATTCCTGCGAATTTTTTGGAGAGACGATCCGACGAAACCACTGACGGTTCTGGAGTTGACAACCGTCACTTACGGAACTGCATCCGCTCCGTTTCAAGCAACAAGGTGCCTGAATCAACTCGCTGACGATGAACGACAAGAATTCCCCTTAGCAGCGGATATCGTGACAAAGGATTGCTATGTGGACGACATCCTCTCTGGTGCAGACACACTGGAGGAAGCCATCGAATCGCAGTGCCAACTGAAGGACATGCTGTGCAAGGGTGGTTTTCCAATCCACAAATGGTGCTCCAATTCACCGGAGCTCCTCGAGCGAATTCCCGAAGCCGAGAGGGAGCATACGACGAACATCGAAGACAACGACATTAACCAGGTAATAAAAATTCTTGGTTTACTCTGGGACCCATCAACAGACGAATTGCTACCGGCCGGAATCCCAAGGTCGGCAAATGAAGACAATCGACCAGCAACGAAGCGTATCATCTACTCCGAAGTAGCAAAACTTTTCGACCCGCTTGGATTGTTTGCACCCACCATCGTTCTCGCAAAGTTGCTTGTGCAGCAGCTTTGGCGAACCCAGAAGGGCTGGGACGATCCACTTGACGACAATACCAATCAACAATGGATCAAACTGAGGCAGTCGTTACCATTACTGCGAGAATTTCCGATTCCACGCCAAGTCACCGTCAATGAAGCCATATCGTTTGAACTGCACGGGTTTGCTGATGCCTCCAATGTGGCATTTGGAGCGTGCATCTACATTCGCAGCATCCAGTCCGACGGTTCTGCCACGTCACGTTTGCTAACCAGCAAATCTAAGGTGGCACCACTACGAGAAGTATCCATCCCACGCAAGGAATTGTGCGCCGCGCTCCTGCTTGCTCGCTTGTTGGTAAGAGTACTTTCGGCCATTCCGACGAATTTTCAACGTGTGATGTTATGGTCCGACAGCGAAATTGTTTTGGCCTGGCTGAAGAAGCACCCCGGCCAACTAGAAGTATTCGTTCGCAACCGAGTTGCAGAAATACAACGTCTTACTGAAGGCCATCCGTGGAACTACATCCGATCATCATCGAACCCAGCTGATATCGTTTCGAGGGGACAGTCACCCGTCGAGTTAGTCACTAGCGCTCTTTGGTGGGATGGTCCCACATTCCTTGAAGCGCCGGTTCTCAACATCGAGgcacccgaagaaattcccgacagCGAACTTCCAGAAATGAAACCCAATACCGTGGTAACAATGGTTTCGTTCCAGGAGCAGTATCCCGAACTAACGAAGTATAGCTCATTCCGTACGTTGCAACGAGTCATCGCATGGGTTTTGCGCTTCAAGAACAACTCTCGTAAGAGGATATCCGAACGTGTTCTGGATCGACACTTGACCGTTAGCGAGCTGCGTCAATCTCTGCTGGTCATTTTGCGCGTTGTTCAGCAGGTGGAGCTGGGCGACGAAATACGTCGAATCGAATCCAACGTTGCGTGTAAGCGGTTACAGGAGCTTCATCCGACCTTCGAAGACAACCTTCTACGAGTGGGTGGAAGGCTCACCCAGTCACGATTGCCTGAAGCAGCAAAACATCAAATCATCCTGCCCAACAAAAATCCAGTCACGGAGTCGCTGATACGAGCATTGCACGAAGAGCATTTGCACGTAGGACCTGCAGGACTGTTGTCAGCCTTGAGACAGCGGTTTTGGTTGTTGAACGCCCGTTCGACAGTAAGGAAGGTGACCAGGTCATGCGTCAAGTGCTTCCGAACAAATCCATCCGACGTTTCCCAGCTGATGGGAGAGCTACCGAAGCAACGCGTGACACCATCGCCGCCATTCAGCGTCACCGGCGTCGATTACGCTGGTCCAATGCTGGTGAAGCAAGGATCGTATCGACCGAAGGTGGTCAAATCGTACATCGCCGTTTTCGTTTGCATGTCCACTAAGGCCGTACATCTTGAGTTGGTGTCGGACTTGACAACCGACGCTTTCATCGCTGCTTTGCAACGCTTCGTAAGCCGCCGGGGAATTGTGTTGGAGATGCACTCCGATAATGCAACAAATTTTCATGGCGCTCAGCATGAACTGCATCATCTCTACGAGCTGTTTCAGAAGGAGCATGAAGTCGACCGCATCGTTCGATATTGCCAAACGAAGGAAATCGAGTGGCAGTTCATCCCGCCTGACGCACCAGAATTCGGCGGTTTATGGGAGGCCGCCGTCAAAAGCACGAAGAATCACCTGAAAAGAGTAATAGGAAATGTTACTCTGACGTTCGAGGAAATGGTTACAACGCTGTGTGAGATTGAAGCGATTCTCAATTCTCGCCCACTATTTGCCGTTTACAACGACCCAGCCGACCCCGAAGTCATCACGCCGTCGCATTACTTGATCGGCCGTCCAATGACGGCAATTCCGGAGCCGACCTACACTGACGTGAAGATCAACCGTCTGTCCCGTTGGCAGCACGTTCAATTGATGCGAGAGCATTTTTGGAGAGCCTGGTCCAGGGACTATTTGTCGAGTCTGCAGCCAAGGAAGAAGAACAAAATGGAGGTCGCAAATCTGCGGTCAGGTATGATAGTACTCATCCACGACAAGAACCAACCACCGCTACATTGGAAGCTTGGCCGTGTGACGGCCGTGTACCCTGGACCCGACGGCTTGGTACGAGCTGTTGATGTGTTCAGCGAAGGATCCACTTTTCGTC